The DNA sequence CGGTCGGTCGGGACCGGCACCGCTCACGGCCTTCGACACGTCCAAGTACCGCGCGAAGGCGGCGTACGAGGTGCCGGACCGGGCGCGCCCGGATGTGGACGAACCGCTGCGGGCGACGCGCTGGCTCGTCCGCGTCGTCCGGGAGGCCCTGGCCGACGCGGGCCTGCCGCACCCGGACCCCGGTCTTCCGGTCCTTGTCGGGACCACGCACCGGGAGCTGCGGACCGCCGAGCTGTGGTGGCGGTACGGCGGCGCCCTCTCCCCCGCCGACCTGCACTTCACCGCGGCTCTGCGCGCCGCCGTCGGCCTGCGCGACGTGACCACGGTCGCCAGCGCCTGCGCGGCCTCGCTGTACGGGCTCGGGATGGCCACCGACCTGATCGCCCTCGGCGAGGCGGACACGGTGGTGGTGGCGGGCACCGACTCGATCCCGGAGAGCTCGTTCGGCGGGTTCGACCGGATCCAGTTCCCGCCGCCGGACACGATCCGCGCCTTCGACCGGTCCCGGCGCGGCATGGTGATGGGTGAGGGCGCGGTGGCGGTGGTGCTGCGGCGCGCCGGTGCGCACCCCGGCCGGATCCACGGCCGGGTCCTGGGCGTCAGCATGAACTGCGACGCGGCCCACCCGACGGCGCCGGACTCCGCGGGGATCGTCCGGGCCGTCGAGGAGGCCCACGGGCGCGCGTCGGTCGCCCCCGACGACATCGACCTGGTGATCGTGCACGGCAGCGGCACGGCGCAGAGCGACCTGGCCGAAGCGGTCGCGCTGAGGGACGTGTTCAAGGCCGCTGATCCCGGCCCGCTCGTGACCGCGATCAAAGGCGGCATGGGCCATATCTCCGGCGGGGCCGGGCTGCTCAACCTCGTCGTGGCGCTCGAGGCGATCCGCTCCGGGACCGTGCCCGCGATCAGCGGTCTCACCGACCCGATCGAGGAGGCCGGGGAGCTGCGGGTCGTGTCCGGCCGGCCGGCCACGGGGCCGTTCGGCACCGCGCAGGTGCACGCCGTCGGCATGGGCGGGATCAACGCCGTGGCGATCGTGGAAGGAGCGGGGCGATGAGTGCTCCGGCCGCCGTGCGGACCGCGATCACCGGTGTGGGCTGGGCGGTGGCGGGTCCCCGCTTCGACCCGGCGACCGCGCTCGCCGGGCGGGGCATGCGGCACAAGGACCGGTCGTCGCGGTTCGCGGTGCGGGTGGCGTGGCGGGCCCTTGAGGACGCCGGGCTCCTCGGCGCCCCGGAGCTCGACGGCGCGGCGGTGGTCGTCTCCAGCAACTTCGGGAACCTGGACCCCGTCTGCGACCTGGTCACGACGATCGCCACCGGCCGCAGCAGGGACATCAGCCCGATGCGCGTACCGCATCTGTCGAGCGCCGTGTCGGCCGCCTGGATCGCGATCGAGCACGGCATG is a window from the Streptomyces spectabilis genome containing:
- a CDS encoding beta-ketoacyl-[acyl-carrier-protein] synthase family protein; this encodes MSWEISGMSALCALGDTVAGIHRALCSGRSGPAPLTAFDTSKYRAKAAYEVPDRARPDVDEPLRATRWLVRVVREALADAGLPHPDPGLPVLVGTTHRELRTAELWWRYGGALSPADLHFTAALRAAVGLRDVTTVASACAASLYGLGMATDLIALGEADTVVVAGTDSIPESSFGGFDRIQFPPPDTIRAFDRSRRGMVMGEGAVAVVLRRAGAHPGRIHGRVLGVSMNCDAAHPTAPDSAGIVRAVEEAHGRASVAPDDIDLVIVHGSGTAQSDLAEAVALRDVFKAADPGPLVTAIKGGMGHISGGAGLLNLVVALEAIRSGTVPAISGLTDPIEEAGELRVVSGRPATGPFGTAQVHAVGMGGINAVAIVEGAGR